In Candidatus Palauibacter australiensis, the genomic window CCGGGTGCCTGGGCGGACCGTGGCAGGGTGTCGACTTCGACGTCGGCCGCGGCGGCGGCGCGAGGGAGTGAGGCCCGCGCCTCGAGCTTCCCGACCGCGGCGGAGATCGCCTGACCCGTGGCGTCCCGCGTGCCGAGGCTCCTCCGCACCTCGCGCAGCCGGGGGAGCGCTTCAACGGCGTGGATCTCGGCGAGCGCGTTCGCCGCGTGCGCGCCGGAAGATCCCTGGAGCGCGTGGCCGAGTGCCGCGATAATCTCCGCCCTGTGTCCTCCGTCGTACGCCTTGAGGTGCCCGAAATCGCCGCCGAGCGCCGCGCCCACGGTCACGACCAGCTCTCCTTCGCCCAGTTGCCGCAACGCCTCGGCGACCCCGTCGCGGAACCGAAGGCCGGCGGCCTTCCGCGCGTCGCCGAGCAGCGGGATGAGCGGCGCGACCGCGTCGGCGTGCCGAATCGCCGCAAGCGCCTCGACCGCCGGCAGCCGGAGCGCGGGGTCCTCGTCCCAGAGCACATCCGCCAAGGCTGGAATCGCCGCGGGGTCGCCGAGCCGTCCGAGTTGCGCGGCCGCGTCGCGTCGCGGGGCGTTTCCTTCCCAGAGGACGTACTTGTTGATGATTCGGCCCCCGGGCGCGCTCAGACGGCGGACGTGGAACGGGACATCGTCCGCGTCCGCCCTTCCCCCGTGACAGACCTGCCACAGGACCTCCGTGAACAGGTCGAACAGGTTCCGAAGCCGCGCGAGATCCTTGATCGCTCCAAGTGCCTGGAAGTGGAGTTCGTCCATCCCGTCCGGGTACCGGCCGAACCACCCGTCGCGACCCTTCACGGTAAGCTGAATCTTGGGCTGGGCCTGGATGAGCCGACGGACCCTGGCGTTGCCGAAGAGCCGCCGCAGGCGCCGCGGCGCGTTGCCCTTGATCACGAAATCCCGGTCGAACCGGGAATGGCCGACCTCGACGTCCTGCATGCCCAGCGCCTTCCCGAACCCGCTGAAGACGCCCGCCCGGTAGATGTCGAACCGGAACCCCTCGGGATTGAAATAGGGTGCGCGAAGTCTCGTGAACGTCTGGTTCGTCTTGCCGTCGCCCGACGTGAAGGTGTCGAGCGTGAGGGTCCAGTCGCCGCTGCGGGCCTGGACGGCGGAGTGGCCGAACAGGCCTCCGTCGTGGAACTGCCCGTCCAGTTCGCTGGAGAGCTGACGCCAGACCTCCTTCCGGCTCGGTCCGAACAGGGCTCTGAGGAAGTTCATCGCAATCTCACCACGGGGTGCTTCACGTTCAGGTCCGTCTTCCGGTGCAGGTCATGTACGGTTACACACAGCCAGCGGTTTTCGTCCACCGAGTACGTCACGCGCAGCCGCGGCGCCGTGCCCCTGCCGGGCGGGTTCAGCGGCAGGGCGGGGTCCGCCTCGTTGAGGCACAGGCAGAACGCCCGTTCGCCCGCGGTCCGGGGGACGAAATAGCTGGAGCCGTTGCTGCGCTCGGTCCAGTCGATCGGGCGCCCGGCCACCCGCCCGACCTCGCAGATGAAGAGGTTGATGTGCTGCTGGCCATCGCGGCCGGGGGCGTAGTAGCGCGTCGCGAAGTTTTCGACTGTCGGGAAGCACGTGCCGCCGGGGATGAGCAGCTCGTACTCGGCGTCGGCATCGTCGTCCGGGAGGACGCGGAGCGCATAGTCATGGTAGATGAAGTCCTCTACGTGCGCGCCGCCCGCGAAGATGCACGCGCCGCGCGCCACGGCCGCGAAGGGGAGCCACTCCCGCACCTTCTCCCGGCCGAGCACGTCGCCCACGACGTTCCGCACCTCCGGAAGGAGGGTTGACCCGCCCTCGAGGATGACATCATCGATGCCGTCGGCGGGGATCCCGTGACGCGTGCGCAGTTCCGTGAGCAGCGCGTCGAGCAGCTCCCGGATCCGGACGTACAGGCCGTTCGCGGCGAGGATGTCGTTCAGGGCGGGATAGTCCAGCTTCCCGTACGATTCGTTGCGGAAGGTGAAGTCGCCCTCGTTCCCCGCGCTCGCGAGCAGCTTCACGCGCTCGGCCTCCCAGCGGAGCGCGACCCCCCATTCAGGCCAGTCGCGCAGGGCCGAGGGGACGAAGCGCTCCAGGATCCAGCCGTCGATGTCGTCGCCGCCGAGTTCCACCGCCTGCTTCGCGAGCACCTCCGCGCGCCCGGTCTCCACGGTCTGCGCGCCGTGGGTCCTCACGACGGCGGCCTCCATCGATCCGCCCCCGAAGTCGAAGGCGACGAGCGTGGTGGGACGCCCGACGTCCACGCCGTAGCCGAGCGCGGCCGCCACGGGCTCGTCGAGCGTCCGGAAGACGATCCCGGCCGGTTGCCGCCGAAGCCGGGCCCACATGCGCGCCCACCAGTTGCGGCGCTTCAGGCGCCGGATGATCGCCTGCAGCTCGGCGCGGTACGTCTCGTAGAAGCCGCTCGGCGTGGCGATCGTGATGTCGGTGATTTCTTCCCCGAATCGCGTCTCAAGGGCGCCGATGACCTCCCGCAGGAAGAGCGCCGCGACGTCCTGCGCGGTGAAGGCTCTCCCGCCGGCACGCGCCAGCGCCCGGCCGCTCTCCGTGCCGAGGTAGCGCTTGAAGCCGCGCGCGAAGCCGGTGGCCTGTCCGTCCCAGTTGTAGGTGACGGCCGCCTGCCCGATGAGGACTTCCTCGCCGTCCCCGTCCATGACGCACACGCACGACGGCATGACCGGCGTCTGCGTGACGGGCTCCAGCTTCGCGAGGTCCGGCAGGTTCACGATGTGCGGCCGGCCGGACCGGTCTTCGCAGATGGTGGTGTTGGACGTGCCGAGATCGATGGCCCAGTGGGTCGACATGGGCCGAATCTTACCCTAGTTCACGCGGAACGTCACCCACTGCGAGACCCAGACCGCGGTGACCCTGTCGCGGTTCTTCGCAGGACTGAACCGCATCGCCGGGACGACCCTGCCCGCCGCCTCGTCGAGCAGGGGATTGCCCGAAGATGTCTTGATCTCGGACCGCTCGACCCGGCCCTCCTCCGACAGGTAGATCCACAGTTCGACGCGCCCTTCGATGCCGGCGTCCATCAGCGCCCGTGGGTATTCCCGCTGCAGCACCTGCAGTACCTCCCCCACGTTCAGCAGCACGGGGGGCGTGTCGTAGGGGATGACTATCGGACGCTCGGACGGGTCGGGGGTCGGCGGACGCGGAGGCAGGCCCCTGGGGGCCCGGTCCGGAGTCGTCGGCGCGATCGTGATGTCCGGCGAAATGTCGACGGAGGCGATCCTAGGCGTGGCGGGACGCGCGATCGCTTCCGGCGGGGGCGGAATCCTCACTTCAGGCGGGAGCCGGATCGACTCGATCTCGTTGGTGACGGACCCCATGTCCGCGGCCTCGAACGGCTGCACGAGGATGAAGAGCCCGATGTGGAGAAAGACGGCGACCAGCAAGCCGATCCGTGTGAAGTTCGTACTGGCGCGCTTGAACCTGTCGTTCGCGGTGAGCCGAATGCCGGTGTCGTCCATCAGAATCACCTCCCGGTTTCCGGCGGCCCCTTCAGAGGCCCACCGCCGTTCACGCCTCCGGTTGTCCCGCAACCCGATTCTCCTCCCACCACCCCATCTCTTTGACGGGCGTTCCCGCGGGAACGTCACGGACCGTTTCGGGCGGGTCGGCTCCAGAGGTCCGCTCCAGAGGTCAGCTCCAGGGGAAGGGGGAGTGGCTGGTGGGGTGGAGCCGGCCTGCGGCGAACCGTGCGTAGCGGAAGGGTTCGAGC contains:
- a CDS encoding HEAT repeat domain-containing protein encodes the protein MWQVCHGGRADADDVPFHVRRLSAPGGRIINKYVLWEGNAPRRDAAAQLGRLGDPAAIPALADVLWDEDPALRLPAVEALAAIRHADAVAPLIPLLGDARKAAGLRFRDGVAEALRQLGEGELVVTVGAALGGDFGHLKAYDGGHRAEIIAALGHALQGSSGAHAANALAEIHAVEALPRLREVRRSLGTRDATGQAISAAVGKLEARASLPRAAAAADVEVDTLPRSAQAPGPDPGTLPRSSPAPRVEP
- a CDS encoding Hsp70 family protein, which translates into the protein MSTHWAIDLGTSNTTICEDRSGRPHIVNLPDLAKLEPVTQTPVMPSCVCVMDGDGEEVLIGQAAVTYNWDGQATGFARGFKRYLGTESGRALARAGGRAFTAQDVAALFLREVIGALETRFGEEITDITIATPSGFYETYRAELQAIIRRLKRRNWWARMWARLRRQPAGIVFRTLDEPVAAALGYGVDVGRPTTLVAFDFGGGSMEAAVVRTHGAQTVETGRAEVLAKQAVELGGDDIDGWILERFVPSALRDWPEWGVALRWEAERVKLLASAGNEGDFTFRNESYGKLDYPALNDILAANGLYVRIRELLDALLTELRTRHGIPADGIDDVILEGGSTLLPEVRNVVGDVLGREKVREWLPFAAVARGACIFAGGAHVEDFIYHDYALRVLPDDDADAEYELLIPGGTCFPTVENFATRYYAPGRDGQQHINLFICEVGRVAGRPIDWTERSNGSSYFVPRTAGERAFCLCLNEADPALPLNPPGRGTAPRLRVTYSVDENRWLCVTVHDLHRKTDLNVKHPVVRLR
- a CDS encoding energy transducer TonB, which encodes MDDTGIRLTANDRFKRASTNFTRIGLLVAVFLHIGLFILVQPFEAADMGSVTNEIESIRLPPEVRIPPPPEAIARPATPRIASVDISPDITIAPTTPDRAPRGLPPRPPTPDPSERPIVIPYDTPPVLLNVGEVLQVLQREYPRALMDAGIEGRVELWIYLSEEGRVERSEIKTSSGNPLLDEAAGRVVPAMRFSPAKNRDRVTAVWVSQWVTFRVN